A single genomic interval of Aphidius gifuensis isolate YNYX2018 linkage group LG6, ASM1490517v1, whole genome shotgun sequence harbors:
- the LOC122859792 gene encoding annexin B11-like, with protein MDNTVNNENELEPERPPHPPLYEQLYPTSHQLSPTVVPYDGFVADIDARSIFDIIEKSDKMSLIMLLTNRSNLQRVEICEKYKSIYNKDLIVDLKSILSGDLKDLIISMMTPLPIFYAKELNLSIDGTIKNDSVLIEILCTLSKKEINIVKNEYKKLYNKVLEEDIHDTCTKFKRLMVSLCCANRDVNMTINIESAINDAKKLLNFDTNNNDANVFNDIFVRRNELQLKKIFHEYEKISGHSIETTIKKEFSGDMKKALICIVKCVNNRAVFFAEQLYKSMIGLGTDDRSLQRLILTRSEIDMGEIKQIFQTQYNDTLENFIIDDCSGHYKKCLLALIN; from the exons ATGGATAATACAgtgaataatgaaaatgaattggAACCAGAACGACCACCTCATCCACCTTTGTATGAACAACTCTATCCAACAAGTCATCag ttgtCACCAACAGTTGTACCATATGATGGTTTTGTGGCTGATATTGATGCCCGaagtatttttgatataattgaaaaatctgACAAAATGTCATTGATCATGTTGCTCACTAACAGAAGTAATTTACAACGAGTTgaaatttgtgaaaaatacaaatcaatttataacaag GATTTGATAGttgatttaaaatcaatattatctggtgatttaaaagatttaataatttcaatgatgACTCCATTACCAATTTTTTATGCAAAAGaacttaatttatcaattgatggaactattaaaaatgattctgTTTTAATAGAAATTCTATGTACATTATCGAAAAAGgaaattaatattgtcaaaaatgaatataaaaaattgtataataaagtACTTGAAGAAGATATACATGATACATgtactaaatttaaaagactAATGGTATCATTGTGTTGTGCAAATCGTGATGTTAATAtgacaattaatattgaatcaGCAATTAATGATgctaaaaaacttttaaattttgatacaaataataatgatgctaatgtatttaatgatatttttgtaCGACGTAATGAAttacagttgaaaaaaatttttcatgaatatGAAAAGATAAGTGGACACAGTATTGAGACGAcgattaaaaaagaattttctgGTGATATGAAAAAAGCACTTATTTGTATTg tCAAGTGTGTTAATAATCGTGCTGTTTTTTTTGCTGAACAATTGTATAAAAGTATGATAGGATTAGGCACAGATGATCGTTCATTGCAACGTTTGATTTTAACACGTTCAGAAATTGATATGGgagaaattaaacaaatttttcaaacacAATATAATGATACActggaaaattttataata GATGATTGCTCGGGTCATTATAAAAAGTGTCTACTTGCActtattaattag
- the LOC122859395 gene encoding serine, glycine and glutamine-rich protein-like isoform X2, whose protein sequence is MNESFDIFLVITIFAVFMLILWTVITYLKQQSEKKRWTSSSSSYSNYRRYYGNSGSNDIETGRYPTGSSVYDYDGGDTGGGGYESYGSSGACDYGTDSGGGSGGGGGCDSGGGGGGGGCDSGGGGGGDSGGCCDSGGGGGGCD, encoded by the exons ATGAACGAGTCCTTTGATATATTTCTTGTAATAACTATTTTTGCTGTGTTTATGCTTATTTTGTGGACAGTAATTACGTATTTAAAACAACAGAGTGAAAAGAAAAGATGGACATCTTCAAGTTCTTCCTATTCAAATTATAGAA gatATTATGGAAATTCAGGATCGAATGATATCGAAACGGGACGTTATCCAACGGGATCGAGTGTTTATGACTATGATGGAGGTGATACAGGAGGTGGTGGATATGAATCATATGGTTCAAGTGGAGCTTGTGATTATGGAACTGACTCTGGTGGTGGCAgcggtggaggtggtggttgCGATTCCGGTGgaggaggtggtggtggtggttgcGATTcaggtggaggtggtggtggtgatagTGGAGGATGCTGCGAttctggtggtggtggtggtggatgTGATTAA
- the LOC122859393 gene encoding annexin B9-like isoform X2, which translates to MSYGYQVSPTVVPYPDFDPREDAEVLRKAMKGFGTDEKSIINVICNRTNEQRQEIANQFKTLYGKDLIKDLKSELSGKFEDLVVAMMTPLPQYYAKELHEAMAGIGTEEGVLTSVLCTMSNHEIRVIRNAYEVMYGKSLEDDLRDDTSGSFKRLMISLCCANRDETFNVDQADALNDARKLLQAGELVFGTEESVFNSILVQRNIPQLKQIFQEYANITGHDIQTAIENEFSGDIKKGLLAIVKIVNDRAGFFAEQLYKSMAGVGTNDRTLIRLIVTRSEIDMGEIKQAFSLQYGKSLEDFISDDCSGHYKKCLLALIS; encoded by the exons GTGTCACCAACAGTTGTTCCATATCCTGATTTTGATCCTAGAGAAGATGCTGAAGTTTTGCGAAAAGCCATGAAAGGATTTGGAACAGATGAAAAGTCAATAATCAATGTGATTTGTAATCGTACCAATGAGCAACGACAAGAAATtgcaaatcaatttaaaacacTTTATGGAAAa gATTTAATCAAAGATCTTAAATCTGAATTGTCTGGAAAATTTGAAGATTTGGTTGTTGCAATGATGACACCATTGCCTCAATATTATGCAAAAGAACTTCATGAAGCAATGGCTGGTATTGGAACAGAAGAAGGTGTTTTAACTTCTGTCTTGTGTACCATGTCAAATCATGAAATTCGAGTTATTCGTAATGCTTATGAAGTGATGTATGGCAAAAGTTTGGAAGATGATTTACGTGATGATACATCTGGAAGTTTTAAACGTTTAATGATATCACTTTGTTGTGCAAATCGTGATGAAACATTTAATGTTGATCAAGCTGATGCATTAAATGATGCTAGAAAATTACTTCAAGCTGGTGAATTAGTTTTTGGTACTGAAGAATctgtttttaattcaattctaGTACAACGTAATATACCACAATTGAAACAAATCTTTCAAGAGTATGCTAATATAACTGGGCATGATATACAAACAGctattgaaaatgaattttctgGTGATATTAAAAAGGGTCTTCTTGcaattg TTAAGATTGTTAATGATCGTGCTGGATTTTTTGCTGAACAATTATACAAAAGCATGGCTGGAGTCGGAACTAATGACAGAACTCTTATTCGTTTAATTGTCACACGTTCAGAAATTGATATGGGTGAAATAAAACAAGCATTCAGTCTTCAATATGGAAAATCTCTTGAAGATTTTATATCT gATGACTGTTCAGGACATTACAAAAAATGTCTTTTGgcattaatttcataa
- the LOC122859395 gene encoding serine, glycine and glutamine-rich protein-like isoform X1, with the protein MNESFDIFLVITIFAVFMLILWTVITYLKQQSEKKRWTSSSSSYSNYRSNRTRYYGNSGSNDIETGRYPTGSSVYDYDGGDTGGGGYESYGSSGACDYGTDSGGGSGGGGGCDSGGGGGGGGCDSGGGGGGDSGGCCDSGGGGGGCD; encoded by the exons ATGAACGAGTCCTTTGATATATTTCTTGTAATAACTATTTTTGCTGTGTTTATGCTTATTTTGTGGACAGTAATTACGTATTTAAAACAACAGAGTGAAAAGAAAAGATGGACATCTTCAAGTTCTTCCTATTCAAATTATAGAAGTAATAGAAcaa gatATTATGGAAATTCAGGATCGAATGATATCGAAACGGGACGTTATCCAACGGGATCGAGTGTTTATGACTATGATGGAGGTGATACAGGAGGTGGTGGATATGAATCATATGGTTCAAGTGGAGCTTGTGATTATGGAACTGACTCTGGTGGTGGCAgcggtggaggtggtggttgCGATTCCGGTGgaggaggtggtggtggtggttgcGATTcaggtggaggtggtggtggtgatagTGGAGGATGCTGCGAttctggtggtggtggtggtggatgTGATTAA